A single genomic interval of Gallus gallus isolate bGalGal1 chromosome 10, bGalGal1.mat.broiler.GRCg7b, whole genome shotgun sequence harbors:
- the SECISBP2L gene encoding selenocysteine insertion sequence-binding protein 2-like isoform X3: MDKADKNVKLSAEVEPFIPQKKGPETLMIPMALPNDSGGINGVEPTPIPSYLITCYPFVQENQSNRQFPLYNNDIRWQQPNPNPAGPYLAYPIISAQPPVSTEYTYYQLMPAPCAQVMGFYHPFPPPYSAPFQTANAVNTVTTECTERPNPPGQVFPLSTQRSRSSNRGPIIPKQQQQLQMHIKNKRPPVKNVATQKETSSSGPENRSKIVLLVDASQQTDFPSDIANKSLSESASTMLWKSKGRRRRASHPAAESSSEQGASEADIDSDSGYCSPKHGNNQAAAVTSRNADSCAMNVVEPSINATGVSWTNVNSQATQKKPWIEKTQTFIRGGRQAEQRNSSQSGFRCRGHSTSSERRQNLQKRHEKPLTTSQSSRAEQSPEPLYFEDEDEFPELNSDNGNSKSSNIQQKISPKVLDDLPENSPINIVQTPIPITTSVPKRAKSQKKKALAAALATAQEYSEISMEQKKLQEALSKAAGKKSKTPVQLDLGDMLAALEKQQQAMKARQITNTRPLSYTVGSAAPFHTKESANRKSLTKGQPSMGCLNPLDSTAPKVKRGKEREISKLKRPTALKKIILKEREEKKGRLSVDHSLLGSDEQKQVHISLPTDQSQELASQEETGLSMPSDTSLSPASQNSPYCMTPVSQGSPASSGIGSPMASSAITKIHSKRFREYCNQVLSKEIDECVTLLLQELVSFQERIYQKDPMRAKARRRLVMGLREVTKHMKLNKIKCVIISPNCEKIQSKGGLDEALYNVIAMAREQEIPFVFALGRKALGRCVNKLVPVSVVGIFNYSGAEDLFNKLVSLTEEARKAYRDMVAAMEQEQAEEALKNVKKAPHHMGHSRNPSAASAISFCSVISEPISEVNEKEYETNWRNMVETSDGLETSENERESSSQTAVPEKAGNGQIAKSTLHKQPPLAATSTTSATNHGKATPGEKEEVKPDDNLEWASQQSTETGSLDGSCRDILNSSMISTTSTLVPGMLEEEDEEDEEDDEDYAHEPISVEVQLNSRIESWVSETQRTMETLQLGKTLSGAEEDNAEQSEEEEIETSEQVDPAVDSEEWTNDKHASNIQHKPTICGSLNKEHTDSIYMP, translated from the exons ATGGACAAAGCCGACAAG aaTGTCAAGCTGTCAGCTGAAGTAGAACCATTTATTCCTCAAAAGAAGGGTCCAGAAACACTAATGATCCCAATGGCGCTTCCTAATGACAGCGGAGGAATTAATGGTGTGGAACCAACTCCTATCCCCAGCTACCTGATCACTTGCTATCCATTTGTACAGGAAAATCAATCCAATAG ACAGTTTCCATTATATAACAATGACATCAGATGGCAGCAACCCAACCCAAATCCTGCAGGACCGTATCTTGCTTATCCTATAATATCTGCACAACCACCTGTTTCTACAGAATACACATACTATCAGCTGATGCCAGCACCCTGTGCTCAGGTCATGGGTTTCTATcatccctttcctcccccctaTTCAGCACCCTTTCAAACAGCAAATGCTGTAAATACAGTTACTACAGAATGCACCGAGCGTCCCAACCCGCCAGGCCAGGTCTTTCCATTATCCACCCAGCGGAGCAGAAGCAGTAACAGAGGACCAATCATACCAAAA cagcagcagcagttacaGATGCACATAAAGAATAAACGTCCTCCAGTGAAAAATGTAGCCACTCAAAAGGAGACAAGTTCATCAGGTCCTGAGAACAGATCAAAGATTGTTTTGTTGGTTGATGCATCACAGCAAACAG ACTTTCCTTCGGATATAGCTAATAAGTCACTTTCAGAGAGTGCCTCTACGATGCTTTGGAAGTCAAAAGGCAGACGCAGGAGAGCTTCTCACCCTGCTGCAGAGTCCTCTAGTGAGCAGGGCGCAAGTGAAGCGGACATTGACAGTGATAGTGGCTACTGTAGTCCTAAGCATGGCAATAACCAGGCTGCAGCTGTGACTTCAAGAAATGCAGATTCTTGTGCAATGAAT gttgtTGAGCCATCAATAAATGCAA CTGGTGTAAGTTGGACTAATGTAAATTCCCAGGCGACTCAAAAAAAGCCTTGGATTGAAAAAACACAGACATTTATTAGAGGTGGAAGACAAGCTGAGCAAAGAAATAGTTCACAG TCTGGTTTCAGATGCAGAGGCCACAGCACATCTTCAGAAAGACGACAGAATTTGCAGAAACGACATGAAAAGCCTCTAACTACAAGTCAGTCGAGTAGAGCAGAGCAGAGTCCTGAGCCTCTGTATTTTGAG gATGAAGATGAGTTTCCAGAACTAAATAGTGACAATGGCAACAGTAAAAGTAGTAACATCCAGCAGAAGATTTCACCCAAAGTA TTAGATGACTTACCAGAGAATTCTCCGATCAATATAGTCCAGACTCCAATTCCCATTACAACTTCTGTACCAAAGCGTGCGAAAAGTCAGAAGAAGAAGGCCTTGGCAGCAGCACTCGCAACAGCTCAGGAGTATTCAGAGATAAGCATGGAACAGAAAAAACTCCAG GAGGCTTTATCAAAAGCTGCTGGAAAGAAGAGCAAGACTCCAGTTCAGTTAGATCTAGGGGACATGCTAGCAGctcttgaaaagcagcagcaagcaatGAAAGCTCGTCAGATCACCAACACCAGACCTCTTTCATACACAG ttggcagtgctgctcccttTCATACCAAAGAGTCTGCCAACAGAAAGTCTTTAACAAAGGGGCAGCCATCTATGGGTTGCCTTAATCCTTTGGATTCAACTGCTCCAAaagtgaaaagaggaaaagagagagagatttcaaAACTGAAACGCCCTACTGCACTTAAAAAG ATCAttttgaaagagagagaagagaagaaaggccGATTATCAGTAGATCATAGCCTTTTGGGATCTGATGAGCAGAAACAAGTTCATATAAGCCTGCCTACTGATCAGTCTCAGGAGCTGGCCTCTCAAGAAG AAACGGGGCTAAGTATGCCCAGTGATACTTCACTTTCACCAGCAAGTCAGAATTCTCCATACTGCATGACCCCAGTGTCCCAAGGCTCACCTGCTAGTTCTGGAATAGGTAGTCCAATGGCATCTTCTGCAATAACCAAAATTCACAGCAAGAGATTCAGAGA GTACTGTAACCAAGTTCTGAGTAAAGAAATTGATGAATGTGTGACCCTGTTATTGCAAGAGCTTGTCAGCTTCCAGGAACGAATTTATCAAAAAGATCCCATGAGAGCTAAAGCAAGGAGAAGACTTGTGATGGGATTGCGTGAGGTTACTAAGCATATGAAACTAAACAAGATCAAGTGTGTAATTATATCTCCCAACTGTGAAAAAATCCAGTCAAAAG gTGGATTGGATGAAGCTCTGTATAATGTAATAGCTATGGCACGGGAACAAGAAATTCCATTTGTCTTTGCTCTTGGACGTAAAGCTCTGGGTCGTTGTGTGAACAAGCTGGTTCCTGTTAGTGTAGTGGGTATCTTCAACTACTCAGGTGCTGAG GATTTATTTAATAAGCTGGTATCACTGACTGAAGAGGCCAGGAAAGCGTACAGAGATATGGTTGCTGCAATGGAACAGGAACAGGCAGAAGAGGCTCTAAAGAATGTCAAGAAGGCACCCCATCACATGGGTCATTCTCGTAATCCCTCTGCAGCAAGTGCTATCTCATTCTGTAGTGTTATTTCTGAACCCATATCTGAAGTGAATGAGAAAGAATATG AAACGAACTGGAGAAATATGGTAGAGACATCAGATGGGTTAGAAACCTCTGAAAACGAGAGAGAATCCTCATCCCAGACTGCAGTACCAGAAAAAGCTGGCAACGGTCAAATTGCAAAATCTACCCTTCATAAACAGCCACCACTGGCTGCAACCAGCACTACCTCAGCAACAAATCATGGAAAAGCCACACCAGGTGAGAAAGAAGAGGTGAAACCAGATGACAATCTGGAATGGGCCTCACAGCAGAGTACGGAGACAGGATCACTGGATGGAAGCTGCAGAGATAttctgaattcctccatgatCAGTACCACCAGTACTCTTGTACCAGGAATGCtagaagaggaggatgaagaagatgaggaagatgATGAGGATTATGCCCATGAACCAATTTCTGTAGAGGTTCAGCTTAATAGCAGAATTGAATCTTGGGTTTCAGAGACTCAGAGAACTATGGAGACTCTCCAGCTTGGGAAGACCCTTAGTGGTGCTGAAGAAGACAATGCAGAACAAAGCGAGGAGGAAGAAATAGAGACTTCTGAGCAGGTTGATCCAGCTGTTGATAGTGAGGAATGGACAAATGATAAGCATGCAAGTAACATTCAGCATAAGCCCACCATCTGTGGTTCTTTGAATAAGGAACATACAGATTCCATCTACATGCCGTAA
- the SECISBP2L gene encoding selenocysteine insertion sequence-binding protein 2-like has translation MDKADKNVKLSAEVEPFIPQKKGPETLMIPMALPNDSGGINGVEPTPIPSYLITCYPFVQENQSNRQFPLYNNDIRWQQPNPNPAGPYLAYPIISAQPPVSTEYTYYQLMPAPCAQVMGFYHPFPPPYSAPFQTANAVNTVTTECTERPNPPGQVFPLSTQRSRSSNRGPIIPKQQQLQMHIKNKRPPVKNVATQKETSSSGPENRSKIVLLVDASQQTDFPSDIANKSLSESASTMLWKSKGRRRRASHPAAESSSEQGASEADIDSDSGYCSPKHGNNQAAAVTSRNADSCAMNVVEPSINATGVSWTNVNSQATQKKPWIEKTQTFIRGGRQAEQRNSSQSGFRCRGHSTSSERRQNLQKRHEKPLTTSQSSRAEQSPEPLYFEDEDEFPELNSDNGNSKSSNIQQKISPKVLDDLPENSPINIVQTPIPITTSVPKRAKSQKKKALAAALATAQEYSEISMEQKKLQEALSKAAGKKSKTPVQLDLGDMLAALEKQQQAMKARQITNTRPLSYTVGSAAPFHTKESANRKSLTKGQPSMGCLNPLDSTAPKVKRGKEREISKLKRPTALKKIILKEREEKKGRLSVDHSLLGSDEQKQVHISLPTDQSQELASQEETGLSMPSDTSLSPASQNSPYCMTPVSQGSPASSGIGSPMASSAITKIHSKRFREYCNQVLSKEIDECVTLLLQELVSFQERIYQKDPMRAKARRRLVMGLREVTKHMKLNKIKCVIISPNCEKIQSKGGLDEALYNVIAMAREQEIPFVFALGRKALGRCVNKLVPVSVVGIFNYSGAEDLFNKLVSLTEEARKAYRDMVAAMEQEQAEEALKNVKKAPHHMGHSRNPSAASAISFCSVISEPISEVNEKEYETNWRNMVETSDGLETSENERESSSQTAVPEKAGNGQIAKSTLHKQPPLAATSTTSATNHGKATPGEKEEVKPDDNLEWASQQSTETGSLDGSCRDILNSSMISTTSTLVPGMLEEEDEEDEEDDEDYAHEPISVEVQLNSRIESWVSETQRTMETLQLGKTLSGAEEDNAEQSEEEEIETSEQVDPAVDSEEWTNDKHASNIQHKPTICGSLNKEHTDSIYMP, from the exons ATGGACAAAGCCGACAAG aaTGTCAAGCTGTCAGCTGAAGTAGAACCATTTATTCCTCAAAAGAAGGGTCCAGAAACACTAATGATCCCAATGGCGCTTCCTAATGACAGCGGAGGAATTAATGGTGTGGAACCAACTCCTATCCCCAGCTACCTGATCACTTGCTATCCATTTGTACAGGAAAATCAATCCAATAG ACAGTTTCCATTATATAACAATGACATCAGATGGCAGCAACCCAACCCAAATCCTGCAGGACCGTATCTTGCTTATCCTATAATATCTGCACAACCACCTGTTTCTACAGAATACACATACTATCAGCTGATGCCAGCACCCTGTGCTCAGGTCATGGGTTTCTATcatccctttcctcccccctaTTCAGCACCCTTTCAAACAGCAAATGCTGTAAATACAGTTACTACAGAATGCACCGAGCGTCCCAACCCGCCAGGCCAGGTCTTTCCATTATCCACCCAGCGGAGCAGAAGCAGTAACAGAGGACCAATCATACCAAAA cagcagcagttacaGATGCACATAAAGAATAAACGTCCTCCAGTGAAAAATGTAGCCACTCAAAAGGAGACAAGTTCATCAGGTCCTGAGAACAGATCAAAGATTGTTTTGTTGGTTGATGCATCACAGCAAACAG ACTTTCCTTCGGATATAGCTAATAAGTCACTTTCAGAGAGTGCCTCTACGATGCTTTGGAAGTCAAAAGGCAGACGCAGGAGAGCTTCTCACCCTGCTGCAGAGTCCTCTAGTGAGCAGGGCGCAAGTGAAGCGGACATTGACAGTGATAGTGGCTACTGTAGTCCTAAGCATGGCAATAACCAGGCTGCAGCTGTGACTTCAAGAAATGCAGATTCTTGTGCAATGAAT gttgtTGAGCCATCAATAAATGCAA CTGGTGTAAGTTGGACTAATGTAAATTCCCAGGCGACTCAAAAAAAGCCTTGGATTGAAAAAACACAGACATTTATTAGAGGTGGAAGACAAGCTGAGCAAAGAAATAGTTCACAG TCTGGTTTCAGATGCAGAGGCCACAGCACATCTTCAGAAAGACGACAGAATTTGCAGAAACGACATGAAAAGCCTCTAACTACAAGTCAGTCGAGTAGAGCAGAGCAGAGTCCTGAGCCTCTGTATTTTGAG gATGAAGATGAGTTTCCAGAACTAAATAGTGACAATGGCAACAGTAAAAGTAGTAACATCCAGCAGAAGATTTCACCCAAAGTA TTAGATGACTTACCAGAGAATTCTCCGATCAATATAGTCCAGACTCCAATTCCCATTACAACTTCTGTACCAAAGCGTGCGAAAAGTCAGAAGAAGAAGGCCTTGGCAGCAGCACTCGCAACAGCTCAGGAGTATTCAGAGATAAGCATGGAACAGAAAAAACTCCAG GAGGCTTTATCAAAAGCTGCTGGAAAGAAGAGCAAGACTCCAGTTCAGTTAGATCTAGGGGACATGCTAGCAGctcttgaaaagcagcagcaagcaatGAAAGCTCGTCAGATCACCAACACCAGACCTCTTTCATACACAG ttggcagtgctgctcccttTCATACCAAAGAGTCTGCCAACAGAAAGTCTTTAACAAAGGGGCAGCCATCTATGGGTTGCCTTAATCCTTTGGATTCAACTGCTCCAAaagtgaaaagaggaaaagagagagagatttcaaAACTGAAACGCCCTACTGCACTTAAAAAG ATCAttttgaaagagagagaagagaagaaaggccGATTATCAGTAGATCATAGCCTTTTGGGATCTGATGAGCAGAAACAAGTTCATATAAGCCTGCCTACTGATCAGTCTCAGGAGCTGGCCTCTCAAGAAG AAACGGGGCTAAGTATGCCCAGTGATACTTCACTTTCACCAGCAAGTCAGAATTCTCCATACTGCATGACCCCAGTGTCCCAAGGCTCACCTGCTAGTTCTGGAATAGGTAGTCCAATGGCATCTTCTGCAATAACCAAAATTCACAGCAAGAGATTCAGAGA GTACTGTAACCAAGTTCTGAGTAAAGAAATTGATGAATGTGTGACCCTGTTATTGCAAGAGCTTGTCAGCTTCCAGGAACGAATTTATCAAAAAGATCCCATGAGAGCTAAAGCAAGGAGAAGACTTGTGATGGGATTGCGTGAGGTTACTAAGCATATGAAACTAAACAAGATCAAGTGTGTAATTATATCTCCCAACTGTGAAAAAATCCAGTCAAAAG gTGGATTGGATGAAGCTCTGTATAATGTAATAGCTATGGCACGGGAACAAGAAATTCCATTTGTCTTTGCTCTTGGACGTAAAGCTCTGGGTCGTTGTGTGAACAAGCTGGTTCCTGTTAGTGTAGTGGGTATCTTCAACTACTCAGGTGCTGAG GATTTATTTAATAAGCTGGTATCACTGACTGAAGAGGCCAGGAAAGCGTACAGAGATATGGTTGCTGCAATGGAACAGGAACAGGCAGAAGAGGCTCTAAAGAATGTCAAGAAGGCACCCCATCACATGGGTCATTCTCGTAATCCCTCTGCAGCAAGTGCTATCTCATTCTGTAGTGTTATTTCTGAACCCATATCTGAAGTGAATGAGAAAGAATATG AAACGAACTGGAGAAATATGGTAGAGACATCAGATGGGTTAGAAACCTCTGAAAACGAGAGAGAATCCTCATCCCAGACTGCAGTACCAGAAAAAGCTGGCAACGGTCAAATTGCAAAATCTACCCTTCATAAACAGCCACCACTGGCTGCAACCAGCACTACCTCAGCAACAAATCATGGAAAAGCCACACCAGGTGAGAAAGAAGAGGTGAAACCAGATGACAATCTGGAATGGGCCTCACAGCAGAGTACGGAGACAGGATCACTGGATGGAAGCTGCAGAGATAttctgaattcctccatgatCAGTACCACCAGTACTCTTGTACCAGGAATGCtagaagaggaggatgaagaagatgaggaagatgATGAGGATTATGCCCATGAACCAATTTCTGTAGAGGTTCAGCTTAATAGCAGAATTGAATCTTGGGTTTCAGAGACTCAGAGAACTATGGAGACTCTCCAGCTTGGGAAGACCCTTAGTGGTGCTGAAGAAGACAATGCAGAACAAAGCGAGGAGGAAGAAATAGAGACTTCTGAGCAGGTTGATCCAGCTGTTGATAGTGAGGAATGGACAAATGATAAGCATGCAAGTAACATTCAGCATAAGCCCACCATCTGTGGTTCTTTGAATAAGGAACATACAGATTCCATCTACATGCCGTAA
- the SECISBP2L gene encoding selenocysteine insertion sequence-binding protein 2-like isoform X1 has product MDKADKNVKLSAEVEPFIPQKKGPETLMIPMALPNDSGGINGVEPTPIPSYLITCYPFVQENQSNRQFPLYNNDIRWQQPNPNPAGPYLAYPIISAQPPVSTEYTYYQLMPAPCAQVMGFYHPFPPPYSAPFQTANAVNTVTTECTERPNPPGQVFPLSTQRSRSSNRGPIIPKQQQQLQMHIKNKRPPVKNVATQKETSSSGPENRSKIVLLVDASQQTDFPSDIANKSLSESASTMLWKSKGRRRRASHPAAESSSEQGASEADIDSDSGYCSPKHGNNQAAAVTSRNADSCAMNVVEPSINATGTFLSAGVSWTNVNSQATQKKPWIEKTQTFIRGGRQAEQRNSSQSGFRCRGHSTSSERRQNLQKRHEKPLTTSQSSRAEQSPEPLYFEDEDEFPELNSDNGNSKSSNIQQKISPKVLDDLPENSPINIVQTPIPITTSVPKRAKSQKKKALAAALATAQEYSEISMEQKKLQEALSKAAGKKSKTPVQLDLGDMLAALEKQQQAMKARQITNTRPLSYTVGSAAPFHTKESANRKSLTKGQPSMGCLNPLDSTAPKVKRGKEREISKLKRPTALKKIILKEREEKKGRLSVDHSLLGSDEQKQVHISLPTDQSQELASQEETGLSMPSDTSLSPASQNSPYCMTPVSQGSPASSGIGSPMASSAITKIHSKRFREYCNQVLSKEIDECVTLLLQELVSFQERIYQKDPMRAKARRRLVMGLREVTKHMKLNKIKCVIISPNCEKIQSKGGLDEALYNVIAMAREQEIPFVFALGRKALGRCVNKLVPVSVVGIFNYSGAEDLFNKLVSLTEEARKAYRDMVAAMEQEQAEEALKNVKKAPHHMGHSRNPSAASAISFCSVISEPISEVNEKEYETNWRNMVETSDGLETSENERESSSQTAVPEKAGNGQIAKSTLHKQPPLAATSTTSATNHGKATPGEKEEVKPDDNLEWASQQSTETGSLDGSCRDILNSSMISTTSTLVPGMLEEEDEEDEEDDEDYAHEPISVEVQLNSRIESWVSETQRTMETLQLGKTLSGAEEDNAEQSEEEEIETSEQVDPAVDSEEWTNDKHASNIQHKPTICGSLNKEHTDSIYMP; this is encoded by the exons ATGGACAAAGCCGACAAG aaTGTCAAGCTGTCAGCTGAAGTAGAACCATTTATTCCTCAAAAGAAGGGTCCAGAAACACTAATGATCCCAATGGCGCTTCCTAATGACAGCGGAGGAATTAATGGTGTGGAACCAACTCCTATCCCCAGCTACCTGATCACTTGCTATCCATTTGTACAGGAAAATCAATCCAATAG ACAGTTTCCATTATATAACAATGACATCAGATGGCAGCAACCCAACCCAAATCCTGCAGGACCGTATCTTGCTTATCCTATAATATCTGCACAACCACCTGTTTCTACAGAATACACATACTATCAGCTGATGCCAGCACCCTGTGCTCAGGTCATGGGTTTCTATcatccctttcctcccccctaTTCAGCACCCTTTCAAACAGCAAATGCTGTAAATACAGTTACTACAGAATGCACCGAGCGTCCCAACCCGCCAGGCCAGGTCTTTCCATTATCCACCCAGCGGAGCAGAAGCAGTAACAGAGGACCAATCATACCAAAA cagcagcagcagttacaGATGCACATAAAGAATAAACGTCCTCCAGTGAAAAATGTAGCCACTCAAAAGGAGACAAGTTCATCAGGTCCTGAGAACAGATCAAAGATTGTTTTGTTGGTTGATGCATCACAGCAAACAG ACTTTCCTTCGGATATAGCTAATAAGTCACTTTCAGAGAGTGCCTCTACGATGCTTTGGAAGTCAAAAGGCAGACGCAGGAGAGCTTCTCACCCTGCTGCAGAGTCCTCTAGTGAGCAGGGCGCAAGTGAAGCGGACATTGACAGTGATAGTGGCTACTGTAGTCCTAAGCATGGCAATAACCAGGCTGCAGCTGTGACTTCAAGAAATGCAGATTCTTGTGCAATGAAT gttgtTGAGCCATCAATAAATGCAA CTGGCACTTTCCTTTCAGCTGGTGTAAGTTGGACTAATGTAAATTCCCAGGCGACTCAAAAAAAGCCTTGGATTGAAAAAACACAGACATTTATTAGAGGTGGAAGACAAGCTGAGCAAAGAAATAGTTCACAG TCTGGTTTCAGATGCAGAGGCCACAGCACATCTTCAGAAAGACGACAGAATTTGCAGAAACGACATGAAAAGCCTCTAACTACAAGTCAGTCGAGTAGAGCAGAGCAGAGTCCTGAGCCTCTGTATTTTGAG gATGAAGATGAGTTTCCAGAACTAAATAGTGACAATGGCAACAGTAAAAGTAGTAACATCCAGCAGAAGATTTCACCCAAAGTA TTAGATGACTTACCAGAGAATTCTCCGATCAATATAGTCCAGACTCCAATTCCCATTACAACTTCTGTACCAAAGCGTGCGAAAAGTCAGAAGAAGAAGGCCTTGGCAGCAGCACTCGCAACAGCTCAGGAGTATTCAGAGATAAGCATGGAACAGAAAAAACTCCAG GAGGCTTTATCAAAAGCTGCTGGAAAGAAGAGCAAGACTCCAGTTCAGTTAGATCTAGGGGACATGCTAGCAGctcttgaaaagcagcagcaagcaatGAAAGCTCGTCAGATCACCAACACCAGACCTCTTTCATACACAG ttggcagtgctgctcccttTCATACCAAAGAGTCTGCCAACAGAAAGTCTTTAACAAAGGGGCAGCCATCTATGGGTTGCCTTAATCCTTTGGATTCAACTGCTCCAAaagtgaaaagaggaaaagagagagagatttcaaAACTGAAACGCCCTACTGCACTTAAAAAG ATCAttttgaaagagagagaagagaagaaaggccGATTATCAGTAGATCATAGCCTTTTGGGATCTGATGAGCAGAAACAAGTTCATATAAGCCTGCCTACTGATCAGTCTCAGGAGCTGGCCTCTCAAGAAG AAACGGGGCTAAGTATGCCCAGTGATACTTCACTTTCACCAGCAAGTCAGAATTCTCCATACTGCATGACCCCAGTGTCCCAAGGCTCACCTGCTAGTTCTGGAATAGGTAGTCCAATGGCATCTTCTGCAATAACCAAAATTCACAGCAAGAGATTCAGAGA GTACTGTAACCAAGTTCTGAGTAAAGAAATTGATGAATGTGTGACCCTGTTATTGCAAGAGCTTGTCAGCTTCCAGGAACGAATTTATCAAAAAGATCCCATGAGAGCTAAAGCAAGGAGAAGACTTGTGATGGGATTGCGTGAGGTTACTAAGCATATGAAACTAAACAAGATCAAGTGTGTAATTATATCTCCCAACTGTGAAAAAATCCAGTCAAAAG gTGGATTGGATGAAGCTCTGTATAATGTAATAGCTATGGCACGGGAACAAGAAATTCCATTTGTCTTTGCTCTTGGACGTAAAGCTCTGGGTCGTTGTGTGAACAAGCTGGTTCCTGTTAGTGTAGTGGGTATCTTCAACTACTCAGGTGCTGAG GATTTATTTAATAAGCTGGTATCACTGACTGAAGAGGCCAGGAAAGCGTACAGAGATATGGTTGCTGCAATGGAACAGGAACAGGCAGAAGAGGCTCTAAAGAATGTCAAGAAGGCACCCCATCACATGGGTCATTCTCGTAATCCCTCTGCAGCAAGTGCTATCTCATTCTGTAGTGTTATTTCTGAACCCATATCTGAAGTGAATGAGAAAGAATATG AAACGAACTGGAGAAATATGGTAGAGACATCAGATGGGTTAGAAACCTCTGAAAACGAGAGAGAATCCTCATCCCAGACTGCAGTACCAGAAAAAGCTGGCAACGGTCAAATTGCAAAATCTACCCTTCATAAACAGCCACCACTGGCTGCAACCAGCACTACCTCAGCAACAAATCATGGAAAAGCCACACCAGGTGAGAAAGAAGAGGTGAAACCAGATGACAATCTGGAATGGGCCTCACAGCAGAGTACGGAGACAGGATCACTGGATGGAAGCTGCAGAGATAttctgaattcctccatgatCAGTACCACCAGTACTCTTGTACCAGGAATGCtagaagaggaggatgaagaagatgaggaagatgATGAGGATTATGCCCATGAACCAATTTCTGTAGAGGTTCAGCTTAATAGCAGAATTGAATCTTGGGTTTCAGAGACTCAGAGAACTATGGAGACTCTCCAGCTTGGGAAGACCCTTAGTGGTGCTGAAGAAGACAATGCAGAACAAAGCGAGGAGGAAGAAATAGAGACTTCTGAGCAGGTTGATCCAGCTGTTGATAGTGAGGAATGGACAAATGATAAGCATGCAAGTAACATTCAGCATAAGCCCACCATCTGTGGTTCTTTGAATAAGGAACATACAGATTCCATCTACATGCCGTAA